Genomic window (Chondrocystis sp. NIES-4102):
GTTAATCGCCAAGTTGATATTAGATTGGGGATTGGGGCGACATATCAGACTCTGAATATGAATTCTAAGAGCAACCACTACCGCCAAAACAATCAGATTTAAATTTCTTTTTAAAGATATCCGATTTAACTATAAAAATATTATCCTGTAAATCAAATCCTGTATTTTTACCGCCAGTAATTGGAGTACCATCATTGGTTCTATCAGGATATTTTTGACCTACTTCAAAAGCAATAATTCTTTCATCATCACCCAAAACTGTAAATTTGTTCTTGTCTGCTGCTGATAAACTCGATGCGTTCAAATATGCGTCCATCTCCGCTTGATCTTTAGGAATTCTAAACCTGGTTGCAGGGTTATTTGGATCACCCCCACCAATGGGAATTGCTACTCCTTGATCATATAAAAACTTACCTAAAGATGGCTGGTCATCTGCTGTGGTATCAGGATTTCCATAGTAACCACCAATATCTGGAATGTCATAATTCTTTTTAAAAAATTGAACTGTTTGATCTGTTGTACCTTTTACTAATGGATTATTGGCATTCGGGTCATCCTCATTATCACCATTGAAAGTTATAGGATCTCCAAAATCTATTGTATGTGCTACTGGAATGTCACTACTTGCACAATTTGCTGCATTCACAGGATTAGAAGTGATTGTTAATGGGTTATTAGGATTAATATCAATTGGTCGCGCTTGTCTATTTTGATCTCGTCCCTGAAGCCAGCTTATGGGCATATTACCATTATCAAAGTCAGTTCGCATATCCCAATCTATAGGTGGTGGTGAGGTAGTCAAAGATGTGGGTGCGCTCTCTTTACAAGTATAACCTCCTCCTAACCCTCTCATACTCCACGCGTAGGAAACTAAAGCTTGTGAGGTACTTTCAGGCGCATTTCTCGCCCTGGTTACCGCTTGTGTATTAGCAGCATACCTAGTATCAATACCTGATGCTGTCAAGTTTTCCCCCGTCCCAAAGAAAAGTTGTGCTGTAATCGCCCTTCTGTCTGTGTCTGCGCCATCCTGGTCATTTATTCTTCCATCTCCATTAAGATCCCTTACCCCAGTATCCCTGCTATCAATTACACCATCGCCATTAACATCGGTGGCATTTTCCACAAGACCATCACCATCATCATCTATAGCACAAGCAAATAAGCCCTGGAATTGTACATTTGTTCCTCCACAGTTGGCTGTTTGTTCGGTATCATCTACTTTGTCAATTAAAGCTTCTTTAGTCCAACCGTCGGGATTATCGACTCGCCCAGATTTAGTACTATCTGTAACATAACTACCATCTGCTCTTAATTCAGGACCCCAACGATAAATTACTAATGGACCCTTCCAAGGTGAAGTAGGTTGTGGAGGTGCAACTGAATAAATTACTCTTTGAGATACTCCTGGTATATTTAACGCAAGTTTTACCGATCCTCCTGTTAAAGGATTAGTATTATAAGCAGGTGCTACAGCAGTTATATTAGCATCGCTGAGATCCACTTCCACTGCTTGGGCGCGTCTTAATTCATCGGAGATAAAATCTAAAGCCCTTCCTGTCTCACCACGTGCTGCTGTTTTAGAGCCTTCAAGTTGAGTAACTCGTAATACCTGCATTAAGCCAAACCCCAATGCACCGATAACAAAAACGCTCATAAACAAACCAACTAAAAGTTCAATTAGAGTAAAACCAGTATTTGATTTGTTTTTTTTTAAAAGTTTGTGTAATTCTTTCTTGTTCATATAGAGAAAGCTGCTATAAGTTTAAATAAAAATATTAATAAATATTGCTTACAGTTATGGCAATTTATACTATTACCGTCCTAATATAATAGTTGTAATAAAAGACTGTAAATTGGTAAAGACACTGAGATAGTATGAAGTTAGAGTAAATTTGATTTAAATTACTTGAAGATTAGATGACTTCAATACTTTTTGGTAGATGTTTTTATTAATTCCTAAGTATAGAAAAAGCCAAAAATATTAGTAAATATATAATTTTAAAAAATTATCCGTTAGACTCGAAAACATCAACGCCTAAAATATAATTATTTAAAATTTTATTCAGGCTATGGAAACTCTAATCCTAGATTGCCAATCAATTGAATTAATCGACGAGCAATTCTACCAACTATGTAATAACAATCGTGACTTGCGCCTTGAAAGAAATGCTGATGGAGATTTATTAATTATGCCACCTGCTGGCAGAGAGACAGGACATAAAAAGGCAGGAATTATTGCTCAGTTATGACTTTGGAATAATCAGCGTAATATGGGAATAGTCTTTGATTCTTCTACAGGATTTAAATTACCTAATGGTGCAAATAGATCTCCCGATGCTGCATGGATACATTTAGTTAAATGGGATGCTCTTACGAAGATACAAAAACAAAGGTTTTTACCTTTATGCCCTGATTTTGCTATTCAATTACTTTCTCCCAGCGATAACTTAGTTAAAATTCAGCAGAAAATGCAGGAATATTTAGATATAGGCAAGGTATTAGGCTGGTTGATTAATTGTCAAAATCAACAAGTAGAAATTTATCGGCAACAAAAGAAGGTGGAAGTTATGGACTATCCTCAAAGTTTATCGGGAGAAAATATTTTGCCTCAATTTATTTGGTGATTTAAATATTAAAGATATTTAATTAAATTAATAAAATTAAAATGACTATTACCACTACAAAAAGCTTATATTCCTTCGAGGAATATCTACAAGACGAACATGAGCCAGATAACCGTTATGAATTAGTATACGGTAAATTAGAGTTAATAAATCCTCCAACTTTTCGCCATATTTTAATTTGTGATTTTATCCGAGATATCCTTAAAGCGGAAATAAATCGCCTACAACTCCCCAGGTTAGCAATGCGAGAAGCAGGTATTAAAACAGGTTGGCGTAAATCCCGTATCGCTGAGCTATACATAGTTGAAAAGGAACAAGTAATTAATTCAATTGTTGAATCTGGGGTCTTAGAAACCCCTCCTATATTAGTAATAGAAGTAGTAAGTACCGAATCAATATAAAAGATCTGAATACGCAGCTTTAGGTATTAAGGAATATTGGATTGTTGATACGATTCAACAACAACTAACAATTTTAATTTTAGATGAAGGTTTATATGAGGAGAATATGTTGACAGCACAACAAGAATTAATTTCTCCTACTTTTAATAAAATTAAATTAACACCTCAAGAAATTTTTACTGCCGAAAATATATAGAAAGATTTATATTGTTTTAAGTAAATTTATCTATCTGAAAACAAAAATCAGACGCTCGCTTGCTTAGACAGTAACTTTAATTTCTTGACTTAATACTATAAATTCAGAGCTACGAACAATAAACTAGACAAGAGAAAAAACTCTTAACTTATTAGGCGATCGCTAACCTATAATATAGATTATAATCACTATGATTATCATATACAATCGAAGTTAATCTAGTATCAGTTTGATATTTATAATTTCTAATAGTTTATTATAAAAATTATCAATTTAATAATCACGATTGACCAGTAAGTTTAGGTGGAATTGCCTCAACTCTACCGTTTGAATATATTTTTAATTCTCCACCAATATCTTCAATTTTTGTTTGAGCTATCTTACGAATACGTTCATCTTTATTATTATTCCAAACCATAAACCACACACCTACCTGTGCTTGCCTCGTATCGGGTGTAGTTGCCAAAAACTTAACAGTATTTTTAGCTGCCTGAGCTATAGTTTCATTACCTGCTTTGTTAGCCCATGCTGATGACATTTGGTAAGAATTCTTGGCTGCTTGCAAATCTCCCAAAAAAAGAATCTCATCCACACCTTTATATAGCCAAACATAATAAGCATCAGGTGTACTAGCTGACATTTGTGTTAAGCCTTCATTCATTATAGCTACCGTGCGCTCTGGTGTACCTGCAAACATAGAAGAAGCAGGAGAAATAATCATATAGGCACGACTAAACAAAGGATCGTTTTGAGCAATTACATCTAAATAATCAGCACTTAATGAATAACCAGTTATATTTCTAGCATTATTGTCACCAAAATATTGTAAAAACTGCAACATTGTCCAATTTGCCACTAAATTATTAAAGTCAAAAGTGGGCATTTGTTTCAAAAATGATAGCCTGATTTTCTCAGCTTCTTGTTGTTTTAAATATGCTTCCTTATCTAGAGTGACTTCTGATATTTTTTGTACTTGCTCAGATTGTAAATTAATAATTACTATTAGAGAAAGGATGCCTAAAGTGAATAGCCACAATTGATTTTTTAATTGAGATAAGAGGTTGCTGTTCATTATTTTTATGGTAACTAATATCGTCAATAATTAAATAAAAAGTTTGAATAATATAATTAAAAAATGAGAGTCGTCCCAGTGCTACAACTAGGAATACCAGCACTTACAGTAGCGGGAATGGGAGCAGTTGTACCATCTATATTATTTTGCTCGCAAACAATACCTTTATAAGCACCTGATGCAATCTGACCAACAGCAGAGGAATAATCTTTGAGGTCATTTTCAAACTGAGTTATGACTGTAGCCGTATGGACTGCTTGAAAAGCATCAGGTGTACCAACATCAGCGTAAGTATAATATTTTCCCATTAATTTAATGGGTAGTTGATTTATAGTCGTAAAAGTTCCAAATTCAAACCGATTAGCTTGTTGTGATCTATTAATATTACCAAGAGCTATTTTAGCTTCTGTTTGCCGACTTTTTTCTACCTGCCTAACTAAAGATGGTAAAGCAACTGTTGATAAAATACCAATAATAATTACAACAACCAGTAATTCTATTAAGGTAAAACCTTTGTTTTTTTTGGTATTAGTAATCTTTAAATATCTAAATATTAATTTAGCTTTAAGCATTAGATTATGAAGTAATAAATAAAAAAAAAGAGCATCTTAACTCAATAAAATGCTCCAACAATTTAGCTGTATAAAATAATCATATTCTTATAATGCTGTAGAACCTGTTCCACAACTAGGATCAGTAGTTGCTGTACCAGCAGTAGCTCCAATAGGACCAGTACTACCATCAACTGCATCACTTTGGCAGATTATTCCTACAAATGTACCGTCATTTTGTTGATTCACAGCAGCTGTATAGTCTAAAATATCGTTTTCAAAAGCAGCAACTGCTGTAGCACCTTGAGAAGCTTGAATAGCATCGGGGGCAGCAACCAAATCAGTGTAGGTATAGTTATCACCTGTGATTCCTACAGGTAATAAAGCAACTGGAGCAGCAACGTTAGCAGGCTGAATTACACCAAATAGACCTGTTTCTAAACGATGGGCTTGTTGTGAACGGTTAATTGCACCAAGGTTATTCTTTGCTTCTGATTGTCTACCTTTGGCAACTTGACCTAGTAAGTTAGGTAAGGCAACCGCAGCTAACACACCGATGATAATTACAACTACTAATAATTCAATTAATGTGAAACCTTTTTCGCCTTTTTTGTTACGTAAATTGTTTAATAATTTTGCAGTAAATACCTTATTCATGTCTATATCCTTCAATTAATATGTGTTTGTGTTTTGTGTATTTGTTTGTTTAAGTTTTTTGTTTTCCTATTTAGAAATTACCCAACGGATCTGCAAAACATATCATCGTTAAAAAGTTTTTTTTAAAAATGTTTGCTAGTAATAAAGGATTGTGTTAGCAGCGATCTAGATCACATTTTGTTGCTGAATTTGAAGGGAAAGGAATTGAGTTGTAGATTGCCCCCAATCTCGCAATTCAGGGGGAAAGAAGTAAACTATGTTACTTGTTTGATATTGAATGCAGTGGTGTATTCGCCCCCAATCTCGCAATTCAGGGGGAAAGAAGTAAACTATGTTACTTGTTTGATATTGAATGGAGTGGTAATTAATTAAAATTACCCTAAGTTTGGGGATGAAAGGGGGCTTTAGTCTTTAATTAATGTTGAGGTTTTTAGTATTTATAGATTACAGGAGAACTTAAGTGATTAGCTCAAAACAATGCAGCAAAGCTATATTAGTGGTTAAGTTCAAGCAATCAATCAGAATGAAAAGTAATCGTAGAATTCGCGGTACAACACCAGAAGTGGAGGAAGCTGCACGGAAACTAAGAGAGAATTTGACATTAGCGGAAGCTCGTTTGTGGGAAGCATTGAGCAATAAGCAATTGGATGGATTACGTTTTTGTCGTCAACATCCCGTGGGTAATTTTATTTTAGATTTTTATTGTCCTGCTTATAAATTAGTTGTTGAAATTGATGGCAAGATTGATGATCGTCAGACTGAATATGATAATGCCAGAACTAATCGGTTAGCAGAATATGGGTATAAGGATTATAAGATTTAGTAATGAAGAAGTTATGAATGATTTGGCGCAGGTTGTAGCAGAAATTAGACGGATTATTCTATCTTTGTAGTTTATTGCCCCCTAACCCCCCAATTATGGGGAGGAATTGATTTACTTTGTTGGTGGTAATAATTAATTGAAAGTATTCCAAGTTTGGGGGATATAAGGGGTTAAAGTTATTCTAGAGAAGAGTGGTTAACTTTTGAACAAGATTTTAGTTTCTGATGCTCCTGCTTGTCGTAATTTACGAGTCATTCGGAAGCCGAGAAGAGCGATCGCTAGCCATTGTCCTAAAACAGTCATGATAATTGTGGATACGCCCACGTATTGGATACCAGCACTAGGAATTATGGTAAATAGCCAAGGTAGGGGTAGAGTTTCAGGTACAATCCCAATTATAGCTAAACTAAAGGGCGGAACAAGCATTAGGGAGATAATGGTAATTACTGACCAAGCTGCTCTTTTACGAGTTTTCAAAGTTAGAATTAGTTGAGCTATCAGCGCATATAGTATAAGACTACTAGCAGTAAGAATAAAGCTCAAAAAAGTAGATTGTGGATTATCCTGCAACATTAAAAAGATTGAAGGGGTGATAAAAGCGATCACACCAATTAGATTAATGGCAATTGCGATACTAGAAGGACTATTTTCGGCAAAAATCAGTTCTTTCCAGAGTATTTGACCATTTTTACTCTTTTGATGACGATAGCGCGCCCAATCATATAGTGTTTGACGATGGGGACTTAAAGCAGCAATTAAACCTAATCCTAAAGCACATAGGGTAAGTTGCAAAAATATATAACTATCTGTTAAATAATATTGGTCGCTACTTTGGAGTGTAAAACCTAGAGCGATCGCTACCATCCAACCAGTTACCCAATAACTTTGAACTTTACTAATTAATGTGTTTTCAGGGTTATAAAAACGCCTTTTTAAAATAGACCAACACCAATAAGTCCAAAGACTAAAATTAAATAAAACCAAACTGATACCCAGGCTAGGTTTTGTCCATAAAGCTTGTCCATAAAATGATAATTGGCTTAAATTTTCTAAAGATAAGAAAGCAGTTTTATGGGTGGGAAGATAGGTAGCATCAATCAAATAGGATAAAACTAAACTTGGGTTAAAAATCCATAGGCAATCTGCCACGGAATAAGTAAAAGGAGGGTGACTATGGTATAGTATGACCGTGCTAAAAAACAGTAAAAATGCCAGTGCGCCAGTTGCTAACCAGGGTTTAAATCCAGAAACAGGAAAATTAATTAAGCTCCAAAGCAAGGCTAAATTATAGAAAAAGGCACAACTTGCAGCAATTACAGCATCAAAGACAAAAATTAAAGCCAGAGGAATATGCGCCCCCAAACCTGCGAATAAATGTAAGGGGAAAAACAGCAAAATGCCCCAATAAAGCAAAATTGGCACACCTAAGATTTTACCAATTAATATATCTCCAGCCGATTGAGGGGTTAGACGGATAAAATTGAGAGTACCTTGGCTTTCCTCTTGCACAATATCAGTAATTAGCATATAAGTACCAATTACCAGCAGCGAGGCAATACTAATAATACTTAAAATAATAAAGAGGTCTAGCCAAAATAACTGCCAATTAATTACCCAATTACCTAACAAATCCTTAGTATAAGTTAGACTATTTTCGTAGCCGTTGCCCATGCCATAACGACCTTGCTGTTCATAATAAGGTTCACCTACTATTTCTGGTTTTGGTAATTCACCCAATAGAGAGATAACCACTAAAAACTGGCAAGCTACAGCAACAACAGCAGAAACAACGATATTTCTGGTTTTAAATCTCCCTTTAATCTCACGAAATAATTGAGGATTCCAATCTAAAAACTTTGACCACAAGGAATTGGAATAGTGAAACATTGGTGTGTTTTGTTTCATGGTTTTAGTGATAACTTAGTAGTGTATTTTATTCTTGCCCACTCAATATATCTAAGAAGCTTGTTGATGTCCTAAATTAAGAAAAATAGTTTCTAAATCTTCTTGACTACAGTGAAATTCAGTAAGTGAAATATCCGCAAGAACTAGCGATCGCAACAGTTCGGCACAATCGGACTCTGTGCCAGTAAAATTAACCTTAAGACAATTGCTATGGGGTAGCATCTCCCATCCTGCTACTAGAGGGTTTTGACTGAGTTGCTGTTGCAATATCTCCATTTTATCCAAAGTCTTGATAATTATCTGTTGACGAGCTAGCCGTTTATATAATTGACTTAAAGATGCACTCTCAACTAAAAAGCCCAATTCCATTATGCCAATAGATGTACAGAGTTCTGCTAAGTCGCTAAGAACATGAGAAGAAATTAAAATAGTCATTCCTGCTTCTTGCAAAACTTTAATTATCTGACGAAACTGTTGTCTTGCTAGGGGATCTAAACCCGATACAGGTTCATCTAAGAGTAATAGCAAAGGTTCGTGAATAATAGTGCGTGCTAAACTTAACCTTTGTTTCATCCCTCGTGAGAGAGTAGAAATAATACTGTGACGTTTGTTTTCCAACTGCACTAACTCTAAGACTTCCACCAGGCGACGACGACGCAAAGGGGACTTTAAATCATATAGACGGGCAAAATACTCTAAATAATCCCAGACAGTTAAATCATTGTAAAGGGGAAAATCATCGGGAAGATAACCCAAACGCTTTTTAAGTAAAGGATTAGAATCATCCCTCAGTAAGCGATCGCCATTGATGTATATTTCTCCTGTGGTTGGTTCTTCGGCTGCTGCCAACATTCTAATTAGAGTGGTTTTGCCTGCACCGTTGGGCCCAATTAAACCATAAACCTCACCACTTTTAATGCGCAAATCAACTTCATTAACTGCAATATGCCCTTCAAATCTTTTAGTTAAACCATAGGTAGCGATCGCCCATTCTTGAGTCATATATCTTGTTTAATCTACAATTTCAAACTCAAGATTATGCTGAGTTGAAAAATTATAAGTGAAATGATCAACCACATTTGTATCACTAAGTTCAAGATTATAAAAGTCTACCTCCTCATGACTAAAATATGGTCCTGCGTGCCAAGTACCAACATCTAATTTTATAAAACAATCACCTGGAATTTTAAAGGCTTTGAGTTGATCGATATCTGGTGTTAAGCCAGTTGAAG
Coding sequences:
- a CDS encoding ABC transporter-related protein — encoded protein: MTQEWAIATYGLTKRFEGHIAVNEVDLRIKSGEVYGLIGPNGAGKTTLIRMLAAAEEPTTGEIYINGDRLLRDDSNPLLKKRLGYLPDDFPLYNDLTVWDYLEYFARLYDLKSPLRRRRLVEVLELVQLENKRHSIISTLSRGMKQRLSLARTIIHEPLLLLLDEPVSGLDPLARQQFRQIIKVLQEAGMTILISSHVLSDLAELCTSIGIMELGFLVESASLSQLYKRLARQQIIIKTLDKMEILQQQLSQNPLVAGWEMLPHSNCLKVNFTGTESDCAELLRSLVLADISLTEFHCSQEDLETIFLNLGHQQAS
- a CDS encoding pilin polypeptide; this translates as MNKVFTAKLLNNLRNKKGEKGFTLIELLVVVIIIGVLAAVALPNLLGQVAKGRQSEAKNNLGAINRSQQAHRLETGLFGVIQPANVAAPVALLPVGITGDNYTYTDLVAAPDAIQASQGATAVAAFENDILDYTAAVNQQNDGTFVGIICQSDAVDGSTGPIGATAGTATTDPSCGTGSTAL
- a CDS encoding pilin polypeptide, with protein sequence MLKAKLIFRYLKITNTKKNKGFTLIELLVVVIIIGILSTVALPSLVRQVEKSRQTEAKIALGNINRSQQANRFEFGTFTTINQLPIKLMGKYYTYADVGTPDAFQAVHTATVITQFENDLKDYSSAVGQIASGAYKGIVCEQNNIDGTTAPIPATVSAGIPSCSTGTTLIF